The Pseudobythopirellula maris genome has a window encoding:
- a CDS encoding SDR family NAD(P)-dependent oxidoreductase, with protein MTGGSAGLGLAIADALASRGAAVRIAGRDAGKLDEAAAWLRRHGGMVETTAVDLAEQGAGGRLSAEAAPLDLLCHAAGRSMRGRVVDTTAEEFEALWRINFLAAAELARGSAAGLAERRGSLVLIGSLATHSAPRNLGAYPTSKFPLAALAQQLRLEMGEGAAPGGGLHTLLVCPGPIARPDGGARYDDQASGLDAAARKPGAGAKVSAIDPDRLAEKILNACERRQSELVLPKKARLLFALSRLSPDWGDWLLRKMSG; from the coding sequence GTGACCGGCGGATCGGCCGGCTTGGGGCTGGCGATCGCCGATGCGCTCGCCAGCCGCGGCGCCGCGGTGCGAATCGCCGGGCGCGACGCCGGCAAGCTCGACGAGGCCGCCGCTTGGTTGCGGCGGCACGGCGGGATGGTGGAAACCACGGCCGTCGACTTGGCCGAACAGGGCGCCGGCGGTCGGCTGTCGGCCGAGGCGGCGCCGCTCGACTTGTTGTGCCACGCCGCGGGCCGCTCGATGCGTGGCCGCGTGGTCGACACCACGGCCGAGGAGTTCGAGGCGTTGTGGCGGATCAACTTCCTGGCGGCCGCCGAACTCGCGCGGGGGTCGGCCGCGGGGCTGGCCGAGCGTCGCGGCAGCCTGGTGCTGATCGGCTCGCTCGCCACGCACAGCGCGCCGCGGAACCTGGGCGCTTATCCGACGAGCAAGTTCCCGCTGGCGGCGCTCGCCCAGCAGTTGCGGCTCGAGATGGGCGAAGGAGCCGCCCCAGGAGGCGGGCTGCACACGCTGCTGGTCTGCCCCGGCCCGATCGCCCGCCCCGACGGCGGCGCCCGCTACGACGATCAAGCGTCGGGCCTCGACGCCGCTGCCCGCAAGCCGGGCGCCGGGGCCAAGGTCTCGGCGATCGACCCCGACCGGCTTGCCGAGAAGATCCTCAACGCCTGCGAGCGGCGCCAGTCCGAGCTTGTGCTGCCCAAGAAGGCGCGCCTGCTGTTCGCCCTCTCACGGCTCAGCCCCGATTGGGGCGACTGGCTGCTCCGCAAGATGAGCGGCTAG
- the pyk gene encoding pyruvate kinase, whose product MSSNAIVPTDGAPSPSKQAKPAAEGESLYYTKLALRARTKIVSTIGPACCDPERLEALASAGVDVFRLNMAHAGPEAQQEHVDNLRAISNRIGFPIGILADLAGPKIRLGDVHEDRVFCETDQEFFFIEGDTPGGPDEFTCTYKPLVSELSVGDRVMLADGTVALIVEEKLEDRVRVRTVQRGVIRSRQGINLPGVNLSAPAISMTDHQHAEWCAKAGVDYVSLSFVRTPDEVRVLRDILRSNGSKAHVIAKIEKGEALVRLDEIVKNADGIMVARGDLGVEIDVAQMPIEQKRIIDACHRYQKPVIVATQMLDSMHDSLQPKRSEVTDVANAVLDGGDACMLSGETAIGKYPLETVEMMNRICRATESSDVHRIPKLRNIVESATISVVTSAVVKSAGSLARDLGAKLLVVASHSGRTALGLSQQRSSVPVIGVSSSEETLRRMCLYWGVTPLRGAPACDLQELIRYADRWSCRVGLCHKGDRIVIVGGSHLTDGSQANVAISGEHDIITVHEIEGLE is encoded by the coding sequence ATGTCGAGCAACGCCATCGTTCCCACCGACGGGGCTCCCAGCCCTTCCAAACAAGCCAAGCCGGCCGCCGAAGGCGAGTCGCTTTACTACACCAAGTTGGCCCTGCGGGCGCGGACCAAGATTGTCTCGACGATCGGGCCCGCCTGTTGCGACCCCGAAAGGCTCGAGGCGTTGGCCTCGGCCGGGGTCGACGTGTTCCGTCTCAACATGGCCCACGCCGGGCCCGAAGCGCAGCAGGAGCACGTCGACAACCTGCGGGCGATCAGCAATCGGATCGGGTTCCCGATCGGCATCCTCGCCGACCTGGCGGGCCCCAAGATCCGGCTCGGCGACGTTCACGAAGACCGCGTCTTCTGCGAGACCGACCAAGAGTTCTTCTTCATCGAGGGAGACACTCCCGGCGGGCCCGACGAGTTCACCTGCACCTACAAGCCGCTGGTTTCCGAGTTGTCGGTCGGCGACCGAGTGATGCTGGCCGACGGCACCGTGGCGCTCATTGTCGAGGAGAAGCTCGAAGACCGGGTCCGCGTGCGCACCGTGCAACGGGGCGTCATCCGCAGCCGGCAGGGGATCAACCTGCCGGGCGTGAACCTCAGCGCCCCGGCGATCAGCATGACCGACCACCAGCACGCCGAGTGGTGTGCGAAGGCGGGCGTCGACTACGTGAGCCTCAGCTTCGTCCGCACCCCCGACGAGGTGCGCGTGCTGCGCGACATCCTCCGGTCCAACGGATCGAAGGCGCACGTCATCGCCAAGATCGAGAAGGGCGAAGCTCTCGTCCGCCTGGACGAGATCGTCAAGAACGCCGACGGCATCATGGTCGCCCGCGGCGACCTGGGCGTCGAGATCGACGTGGCCCAGATGCCGATCGAGCAGAAACGGATCATCGACGCCTGCCACCGCTACCAGAAGCCGGTGATCGTCGCCACACAGATGCTCGACTCGATGCACGACTCGTTGCAGCCCAAACGCTCGGAGGTGACCGACGTGGCCAACGCCGTGCTGGACGGCGGCGACGCCTGCATGCTCTCGGGCGAGACCGCCATCGGCAAGTACCCGCTCGAGACCGTGGAGATGATGAACCGCATCTGCCGCGCGACCGAGTCGAGCGACGTCCACCGCATCCCCAAGCTGCGCAACATCGTCGAGTCGGCCACCATCAGCGTGGTCACCAGCGCGGTGGTCAAGAGCGCCGGCTCGCTGGCCCGCGACCTCGGGGCCAAGCTGCTGGTCGTGGCCAGCCATTCGGGCCGCACGGCCCTGGGGCTCTCGCAGCAGCGCAGCAGCGTGCCGGTGATCGGCGTCAGCTCGAGCGAAGAAACACTGCGTCGGATGTGCCTTTACTGGGGCGTCACGCCGCTGCGCGGGGCGCCCGCCTGCGACTTGCAAGAACTCATCCGCTACGCCGACCGCTGGTCGTGCCGCGTGGGCTTGTGCCACAAGGGGGACCGCATCGTGATTGTCGGCGGCTCGCACCTGACCGATGGCTCGCAGGCCAACGTGGCGATCAGCGGCGAGCACGACATCATCACTGTGCACGAGATCGAGGGTCTCGAATAA
- a CDS encoding bifunctional SulP family inorganic anion transporter/carbonic anhydrase — protein MSAASSALSPQRDPLSYTVPRDAIAGLVVFLVALPLCLGVAVASGADPIAGLLAGIVGGLIVGPLSKSQTSVSGPAAGLVAIVIAQINSLGFEAFLLAVVLAGVIQIGMGLAKAGFIAAFFPTSVIKGLLAAIGVILVLKQLPHLFGHDTDPEGEMAFQQPDHGNTFSSLWDITGDVHLGAATIGFVSLGLLFAWGKIKALKSSPLPAPLFVAVLGVLMYMMFRSIGGPWAIESGHLVNVPSSGSFSSFFGALKSPDFSRWVDPAIYVGAVTIALVASLETLLNVEAVDRIDPKQRHTPPSHELLSQGVGNVVSGMIGGLPVTSVIVRSSVNIDTGGQTKLSTIIHGVLLLTSVVFLPWLLNMIPLSCLAAILIVTGIKLASPKFVKQMWDEGRYQFIPFVVTVLAIVFTDLLIGVLIGLAVAISFILNSNLRRPIRRHMEKHLGGDVIRIELAEQVSFLKRGALTKELDSLPAGSQLVLDATNTDYIDPDVLDLIRDYKNETAPAHGVKVSLRGFRSKYAMDDQTEHVDHATRERQQDLDPQQVLELLLDGNRRFRAGDKLNRDLTRQVRATADGQHPMACVLSCIDSRAPAEMIFDCGLGDIFSARIAGNVTSPKVMGSVEYACAVAGAKLILVMGHSRCGAVTAAVKWAFRQPLGEEAAKCSHVESILEDIHQCIEASDQSSFEAMTPEEQDEYIDEVARKNVSRVVDEVLEQSPVLARLESEGRIMIRGAIYDVKSGGLTVFGPDGQEGETEAVSHSQV, from the coding sequence ATGTCTGCCGCTAGCTCCGCCCTCTCCCCGCAGCGCGACCCGCTCTCTTACACCGTGCCGCGCGACGCGATTGCCGGCCTGGTGGTGTTCCTCGTGGCCCTGCCGCTCTGCCTGGGCGTGGCCGTGGCGTCGGGCGCCGACCCGATCGCGGGCCTGCTGGCCGGCATCGTCGGCGGCCTGATCGTGGGCCCTTTGAGCAAGTCGCAAACCAGCGTCAGCGGGCCGGCCGCCGGCCTCGTGGCGATCGTCATCGCCCAGATCAACTCGCTCGGCTTCGAGGCGTTCTTGCTCGCGGTGGTCCTGGCCGGCGTGATCCAGATCGGCATGGGGCTGGCCAAGGCGGGCTTTATCGCCGCGTTCTTTCCCACCAGCGTCATCAAGGGCTTGCTCGCCGCTATCGGCGTCATCCTGGTCCTCAAACAGCTCCCTCACCTCTTCGGGCACGACACCGACCCGGAGGGGGAAATGGCGTTCCAGCAGCCCGATCACGGCAACACCTTCTCGTCGTTGTGGGACATAACGGGCGACGTGCACCTGGGCGCCGCCACCATCGGTTTCGTCTCGCTCGGCCTGTTGTTCGCCTGGGGAAAGATCAAAGCCCTCAAGTCGTCGCCTCTGCCCGCGCCGCTGTTCGTGGCGGTGCTCGGCGTGCTGATGTACATGATGTTCCGCTCGATCGGCGGGCCTTGGGCGATCGAGAGCGGCCACCTGGTGAATGTGCCCTCGAGCGGCTCGTTCAGCTCCTTCTTCGGAGCGCTCAAGTCGCCCGACTTCAGCCGCTGGGTCGACCCGGCCATCTACGTGGGGGCGGTCACGATCGCGTTGGTCGCTTCGCTCGAGACGCTGCTCAACGTCGAGGCGGTCGACCGAATCGACCCCAAGCAGCGCCACACGCCGCCGAGCCACGAGCTGCTGTCGCAGGGCGTTGGCAACGTGGTTTCGGGTATGATCGGCGGCTTGCCGGTCACCTCGGTCATCGTCCGCAGCTCGGTCAACATCGACACCGGCGGCCAAACCAAGCTCTCGACCATCATCCACGGCGTCTTGCTGCTGACCAGCGTGGTGTTCCTGCCATGGCTGCTGAACATGATCCCGCTCTCGTGCCTGGCGGCGATCCTGATCGTCACGGGCATCAAGCTCGCCAGCCCCAAGTTCGTCAAGCAGATGTGGGACGAGGGACGCTACCAGTTCATCCCGTTCGTCGTCACGGTGCTGGCGATCGTGTTCACCGACCTGCTGATCGGCGTGTTGATCGGTTTGGCGGTGGCCATCAGCTTCATCCTCAACAGCAACCTCCGGCGCCCGATCCGCCGCCACATGGAGAAGCACCTCGGCGGCGACGTCATCCGCATCGAACTCGCCGAGCAGGTGAGCTTCCTGAAACGCGGCGCCCTGACCAAGGAGCTCGACAGCTTGCCCGCGGGCTCGCAGCTCGTCCTCGACGCCACCAACACGGACTACATCGACCCGGACGTGCTGGACCTGATCCGCGACTACAAGAACGAGACCGCCCCCGCCCACGGCGTGAAGGTCAGCCTGCGTGGCTTCCGCTCGAAGTACGCCATGGATGACCAAACCGAGCACGTCGACCACGCCACCCGCGAGCGGCAGCAAGACCTCGATCCCCAGCAAGTGCTCGAACTGTTGCTCGACGGCAACCGCCGCTTCCGCGCTGGCGACAAGCTCAACCGCGACCTCACCCGCCAGGTCCGCGCCACCGCCGACGGCCAACACCCGATGGCCTGTGTGCTGAGCTGCATCGACTCACGCGCCCCCGCCGAGATGATTTTTGATTGCGGACTAGGCGACATCTTTAGCGCCCGCATCGCGGGCAACGTGACCAGTCCCAAGGTGATGGGCTCGGTCGAGTACGCCTGCGCCGTGGCCGGCGCCAAGCTGATCCTCGTGATGGGGCACTCGCGTTGCGGCGCCGTGACCGCCGCGGTGAAGTGGGCCTTCCGTCAACCGCTGGGGGAAGAGGCCGCCAAGTGCAGCCACGTCGAGTCGATCCTCGAGGACATCCATCAATGCATTGAGGCTTCGGACCAGTCCAGCTTCGAAGCGATGACTCCCGAGGAACAAGACGAGTACATCGACGAGGTCGCTCGTAAGAACGTCAGCCGTGTGGTCGACGAAGTGCTCGAACAAAGCCCCGTGCTTGCCCGTTTGGAGTCAGAGGGACGGATCATGATCCGCGGCGCGATCTACGATGTGAAGTCGGGCGGGCTGACGGTCTTTGGGCCCGACGGCCAAGAGGGCGAGACCGAAGCGGTCAGCCACAGCCAAGTCTGA
- a CDS encoding tetratricopeptide repeat protein, which yields MRMRRNSPRNAAVPKPTTRAVCALGAGLLAMASGCATLRDRSPVPDYVAKSRSLWHRGVSAMESGRWYEAESWLRQAAEVSPQDADTNRHLAQALRQRGSLAEALAHAELACRFDPGDPRSLILAGEIHLATNNATAARERATEAITIDGKNASAWALRGRAFRMQGDADRALADTQQALRYAPNDTALLTELAALQHERGAPNRGLVAIHHLLDSYAPGEEPAGVLALEGRCYADLGRPQEAADSLRLAIAHGATDADTHCYLAHAEAACGRPDQALAEARLALGADSNHAASQELVARLTGDATTLR from the coding sequence ATGCGTATGCGTCGAAACTCGCCGCGAAATGCCGCCGTGCCCAAGCCGACCACTCGCGCCGTTTGCGCGTTGGGGGCGGGGTTGTTGGCGATGGCTTCCGGTTGCGCGACGCTCCGCGACCGCAGCCCGGTGCCCGACTACGTCGCCAAGTCACGCAGCCTGTGGCACCGCGGCGTGTCGGCCATGGAGTCGGGCCGCTGGTACGAGGCCGAGTCGTGGCTGCGACAGGCGGCCGAGGTCTCGCCGCAAGACGCCGACACGAACCGCCACTTGGCCCAGGCGCTGCGTCAGCGAGGCTCGCTCGCCGAGGCGCTCGCCCACGCCGAGTTGGCCTGCCGGTTCGATCCTGGCGACCCGCGGTCGCTGATCTTGGCGGGCGAGATTCACCTGGCGACGAACAACGCCACCGCGGCGCGCGAACGGGCCACCGAGGCGATCACGATCGATGGCAAGAACGCCTCGGCCTGGGCGCTGCGTGGGCGGGCCTTCCGCATGCAAGGCGATGCCGACCGGGCGCTCGCCGACACGCAGCAGGCTTTGCGTTACGCGCCGAACGACACGGCGTTGCTCACCGAGCTCGCGGCCTTGCAGCATGAGCGCGGGGCGCCGAACCGCGGCTTGGTGGCGATCCACCACCTGCTGGACAGCTACGCGCCGGGCGAAGAGCCCGCCGGGGTCTTGGCGCTCGAGGGGCGTTGCTACGCCGATCTCGGCCGGCCGCAGGAGGCGGCCGATAGCTTGCGGCTGGCGATCGCCCACGGCGCCACCGACGCCGACACGCACTGCTACCTGGCGCACGCCGAGGCCGCCTGCGGCCGCCCCGACCAAGCCCTGGCCGAGGCGCGACTCGCGCTCGGGGCCGACTCGAACCACGCCGCCAGCCAAGAGCTGGTTGCGCGGCTGACCGGCGACGCAACAACCTTGCGATAG